Proteins from one Microbacterium sp. Root553 genomic window:
- a CDS encoding S8 family serine peptidase, which translates to MGLRTVRRAAAALGVAAVLGSGMLAAPGAAVASMPTAAASTSTPSIDAGEQCTPGDRVLVSGTSYLVDRLGLEAAWTLSRGAGVTVAVVDSGVEGGNAHLAGALVPGASTFGDGTAPADDDLFGHGTAIAGLIAARRVEGSGVVGIAPEARIMPVRAFEAAPEDGQSSRDIAGPSAASVTAGIRWAADHGAQIINVSLSDDQSADLYAGAVSYAHARGALVIASAGNRNTANANRPDPEHFYPGELTGALAVSAVLKDGTWDPDSSYSGSHVDIAAPGQSMPSAYISGGDCVFNGDSASSSYATAVISGAAALVAARYPDETPDQWAFRLLQSAMRVAPTEPTDTVGWGEVRPAEALALVDDGTLPGPPSPAHPAGEPEPEVTRTISIEPDADPLDPARAIVGWALGGAATISAIMLLLARGRARSTAM; encoded by the coding sequence ATGGGTCTGCGCACCGTGCGGAGGGCAGCGGCGGCGCTCGGCGTGGCCGCAGTGCTGGGCTCGGGGATGCTGGCTGCCCCCGGTGCGGCCGTGGCATCGATGCCGACGGCCGCAGCATCGACCTCGACGCCGTCGATCGATGCGGGTGAGCAGTGCACCCCGGGTGACCGCGTGCTCGTCTCGGGAACGAGCTATCTCGTCGACCGGCTGGGCCTCGAGGCCGCGTGGACGCTGAGTCGCGGCGCGGGCGTCACGGTCGCCGTCGTCGACTCCGGTGTCGAGGGGGGCAACGCACACCTCGCGGGAGCCCTCGTGCCGGGCGCGAGCACGTTCGGCGACGGCACCGCTCCCGCCGATGACGATCTGTTCGGGCACGGCACGGCGATCGCCGGCCTCATCGCCGCGCGGCGGGTGGAGGGATCGGGGGTGGTCGGCATCGCGCCCGAGGCGCGGATCATGCCCGTCCGGGCGTTCGAGGCCGCGCCGGAGGACGGGCAGTCTTCCCGGGACATCGCCGGGCCGTCGGCGGCGTCCGTGACGGCCGGCATCCGCTGGGCCGCCGATCACGGTGCGCAGATCATCAACGTGTCGCTCTCCGACGACCAATCCGCCGATCTCTACGCGGGCGCCGTCTCCTACGCCCATGCGCGCGGGGCCCTGGTGATCGCGAGCGCGGGAAACCGCAACACCGCGAACGCGAACCGTCCCGATCCGGAGCACTTCTACCCGGGGGAGCTGACCGGAGCGCTCGCCGTCTCGGCGGTGCTGAAGGACGGCACGTGGGATCCGGACTCGTCGTACTCCGGCTCCCACGTCGACATCGCCGCTCCCGGGCAGTCGATGCCCTCGGCGTACATCTCGGGCGGCGACTGCGTGTTCAACGGCGACTCCGCATCGTCGAGCTACGCGACGGCCGTGATCTCGGGCGCTGCGGCTCTCGTCGCCGCGCGCTACCCCGACGAGACCCCCGATCAGTGGGCGTTCCGTCTGCTGCAGTCGGCGATGCGCGTCGCGCCGACCGAGCCCACCGACACGGTCGGGTGGGGCGAGGTGCGCCCGGCCGAGGCGCTGGCCCTGGTCGACGACGGCACGCTGCCCGGCCCGCCGTCCCCGGCGCATCCGGCGGGGGAGCCGGAACCCGAGGTCACCAGGACGATCTCGATCGAGCCGGATGCCGATCCGCTCGACCCCGCCCGGGCGATCGTCGGATGGGCGCTCGGCGGGGCCGCGACGATCTCGGCGATCATGCTTCTGCTGGC
- the eccB gene encoding type VII secretion protein EccB gives MASKSELLQAQAFNRRRLQRAFVSGAPGGRELAPGKPLRGVVVSVALGILTIIVSLLIGTFTGSLPKDWEKGAIIVVQGEGSRYVALDGTLYPVKNLASARLLVGSAKITSVPANKLDGISRDPSPVGIDGAPDYLPAPDRQYEGAWLSCVASDSPLEISTRLLDDPVGAADQAALVKDDDDDYWFVEGDKRYAVSDDNVAVVASVFLGIDDVDSVPTVSALWLNLVTPGSPLEVNLGAELGENAGAAGLVVGQAVQTQSDGDVVNEYIADGDGRLVPATPFARQLLTAYVGMEPVVMTVAEATDLADVNSDAIPADWPRTVSSSSADGGETACLQMTPSADGPVVSVTATPDDAELGTSVTPGAGAAITARSSGEGATYGFVAESGVYFPVETAEDLALLGYSTESSLTVPAAWTQLLEQGPTLSRTIAQRTSGQGG, from the coding sequence ATGGCATCCAAGTCAGAGCTGCTGCAGGCGCAGGCCTTCAATCGCCGTCGTCTCCAGCGCGCGTTCGTCAGCGGCGCGCCCGGCGGGCGTGAGCTCGCCCCGGGCAAGCCGCTTCGCGGTGTCGTGGTCAGCGTCGCCCTCGGAATCCTGACCATCATCGTCTCGCTGCTGATCGGCACCTTCACCGGAAGCCTGCCGAAGGACTGGGAGAAGGGCGCGATCATCGTCGTGCAGGGCGAGGGATCTCGCTATGTGGCTCTCGACGGCACGCTCTACCCGGTGAAGAACCTGGCGAGCGCCCGACTGCTCGTGGGCTCGGCGAAGATCACCTCGGTGCCGGCTAACAAGCTCGACGGCATCAGCCGCGACCCCTCGCCGGTGGGCATCGACGGGGCGCCCGACTATCTGCCCGCTCCCGACCGTCAGTACGAGGGCGCGTGGCTCAGCTGCGTCGCGAGCGACAGCCCGCTGGAGATCTCGACGCGACTGCTCGACGATCCGGTCGGTGCGGCCGACCAGGCGGCCCTCGTGAAGGACGACGACGACGACTACTGGTTCGTCGAGGGGGATAAGCGCTATGCGGTCAGCGACGACAACGTCGCGGTCGTGGCGAGCGTGTTCCTCGGGATCGACGATGTCGACTCCGTTCCGACGGTCTCGGCCCTGTGGCTGAATCTGGTCACCCCGGGGTCGCCGCTCGAGGTGAACCTCGGCGCGGAGCTCGGAGAGAATGCCGGCGCTGCCGGTCTCGTCGTCGGCCAGGCCGTGCAGACGCAGTCCGACGGCGACGTCGTCAACGAGTACATCGCCGACGGCGACGGTCGCCTCGTTCCGGCGACGCCGTTCGCCCGGCAGCTCCTCACCGCCTATGTGGGCATGGAGCCGGTCGTGATGACGGTCGCCGAGGCGACCGACCTCGCCGACGTGAACTCCGACGCGATCCCGGCCGATTGGCCGCGGACCGTCTCGTCGTCGTCGGCAGACGGCGGAGAGACGGCCTGCCTGCAGATGACGCCGAGCGCCGACGGCCCCGTGGTGTCGGTGACGGCCACTCCCGACGACGCCGAGCTCGGAACGAGCGTGACCCCCGGTGCGGGTGCGGCGATCACGGCGCGATCGAGCGGCGAGGGAGCCACGTACGGCTTCGTCGCCGAGTCCGGCGTGTACTTCCCCGTGGAGACCGCTGAGGATCTCGCTCTGCTCGGGTATTCGACCGAGAGCTCGCTCACCGTTCCCGCCGCCTGGACGCAGCTGCTCGAGCAGGGCCCCACCCTCAGCCGTACGATCGCGCAGAGGACGTCGGGGCAGGGCGGCTGA
- the eccD gene encoding type VII secretion integral membrane protein EccD produces the protein MSPQSTAVASSQLVRLSVQWESERIDVGVPGGVPVAEVLPSLTRRLRMLDGASASAGFRLVHADGTPLEADRTLAAQGVQDGDFLVLEQGTAAALAKRYDDLVEAVADAVETNAPSWSTQNSVTTATVVASVLLLLGLVPAVWAWVDSGTIVTAAGAGAAAIVLLICALVMDRTAAPQQATMSLALVSSVYAGAAGYTLLPDADGWGLALVIGGGAMLAFGAVALLALKRQREYSLIPVAVGGMLLVIGAVISWFAAPVAATLAAAMAVAGIAGLGAPWVALASVPLRVASARDEAEVYDAPSHISPEEVARLYARAHRYQVSLRISLCVIVLVATAPVVASGFWGLLLCAVTFIGMFLGTRQVYSRFDIVAVSSGVLAGVALGVTTAILSHPDWIGGLVIGLAAIAVCIIVVVLLNPKTRIRLTRFADFAEWGTIALLLPLAIITGGWF, from the coding sequence ATGTCGCCCCAGTCGACGGCTGTCGCTTCCTCGCAGCTCGTGCGCCTCTCGGTGCAGTGGGAGTCCGAGCGGATCGACGTCGGTGTGCCGGGCGGAGTCCCGGTCGCCGAGGTGCTCCCCTCGCTGACCCGCCGTCTGCGCATGCTCGACGGCGCATCTGCGTCCGCGGGGTTCCGTCTCGTCCACGCCGACGGCACGCCGCTGGAGGCCGACCGCACGCTGGCGGCCCAGGGGGTTCAGGACGGCGACTTCCTCGTGCTCGAGCAGGGCACGGCGGCCGCGCTCGCCAAACGCTACGACGACCTCGTCGAGGCCGTCGCGGATGCCGTCGAGACCAACGCGCCGTCGTGGTCGACGCAGAACTCGGTGACCACGGCCACCGTCGTCGCCTCCGTGCTGCTGCTGCTCGGCCTGGTGCCCGCCGTCTGGGCCTGGGTCGACTCCGGCACGATCGTCACCGCGGCCGGAGCGGGCGCCGCCGCGATCGTGCTTTTGATCTGCGCGCTCGTGATGGATCGCACCGCAGCCCCGCAGCAGGCGACCATGTCGCTCGCGCTCGTCTCGTCGGTCTACGCGGGCGCCGCCGGATACACCCTGCTTCCCGACGCCGACGGCTGGGGTCTCGCGCTCGTGATCGGCGGCGGCGCGATGCTGGCGTTCGGTGCCGTCGCGCTGCTCGCGCTGAAGCGTCAGCGCGAGTACAGCCTCATCCCGGTCGCGGTGGGGGGCATGCTGCTCGTCATCGGCGCCGTCATCTCCTGGTTCGCCGCCCCGGTCGCCGCCACGCTCGCCGCGGCCATGGCGGTCGCCGGCATCGCGGGACTCGGCGCTCCGTGGGTGGCTCTCGCCTCCGTGCCGCTGCGCGTCGCGTCGGCGCGAGACGAGGCCGAGGTCTATGACGCCCCGTCGCACATCTCGCCGGAAGAGGTCGCGCGGCTGTACGCCCGCGCCCATCGCTACCAGGTCTCGTTGCGCATCTCGCTGTGCGTGATCGTGCTCGTCGCGACCGCTCCCGTCGTCGCCTCGGGCTTCTGGGGTCTCCTGCTGTGCGCGGTCACCTTCATCGGGATGTTCCTCGGCACGCGCCAGGTCTATTCGCGCTTCGACATCGTCGCGGTGTCCTCCGGTGTGCTCGCGGGTGTCGCGCTCGGCGTGACCACGGCGATCCTCAGTCACCCCGACTGGATCGGCGGCCTGGTCATCGGGCTGGCCGCGATCGCCGTCTGCATCATCGTCGTCGTGCTGCTGAATCCGAAGACGCGCATCCGCCTCACCCGGTTCGCGGACTTCGCCGAGTGGGGGACGATCGCGCTGCTGCTCCCGCTCGCCATCATCACCGGGGGCTGGTTCTGA
- a CDS encoding serine/threonine-protein kinase, with protein MSRRPSPPPQLPGFRYLEHLGTGGFADVFLYEQQMPRRRVAVKVLLADRLETGAAQEFTDEANVMAMLSTHPAIVTIYQAGVAADGRPYLVMEFCPRPNLQVRARREQFSVAETLRVGIQVAGAVETAHRAGVLHRDIKPANILVTEYNRPALTDFGIASTTAAATESSGMSIPWSPPESFADPPQSGPRTDVWALGATLFTLLAGRSPFERPGERNTGADLIERIERAAVPQLGRPDSPESLQRVLERAMAKNPDDRYPSAVAFARALQKVQIELSHSVTTIDIVDEHPLDETPGDDGDGLTRVRDVHSISPESPTATRPSATTQRKHPVGAVDVPRFERPPASDALAETQHRTPATSASSAAPPPAAPHPPSFDDDVTAVRGPTVVTPDVPWSSQPQTAPAGAPPSLGAPHPGAPQLGAPQFAPAAPSTAEDASTARRSGMPWWVWLLGVVAAATVVGGIVLVSSLAGSLMPAPEQTAQAPEPQDPLVSGPVPEAEDLTGTNTAGVVSFTWTNPDPQPDDAYIWYEVTLDGPQEAHIVEQTDVTLEGDRSGRTCIEVLIKRADGRSSPEPIRGCVG; from the coding sequence GTGAGCCGCCGGCCGTCTCCGCCGCCGCAGCTTCCCGGATTCCGCTACCTCGAGCACCTCGGAACCGGTGGCTTCGCCGACGTGTTCCTCTACGAACAGCAGATGCCCCGCCGCCGCGTGGCGGTGAAGGTCCTGCTGGCCGACCGCCTCGAGACCGGTGCAGCGCAGGAGTTCACCGACGAGGCGAACGTCATGGCGATGCTGTCGACCCATCCGGCGATCGTGACGATCTACCAGGCGGGGGTCGCCGCCGACGGCAGACCGTACCTGGTCATGGAGTTCTGCCCCCGACCGAATCTGCAGGTGCGTGCCAGACGCGAGCAGTTCTCGGTCGCGGAGACGCTGCGGGTGGGCATCCAGGTCGCCGGTGCCGTCGAGACCGCGCACCGGGCCGGTGTTCTGCACCGCGACATCAAGCCCGCCAACATCCTCGTCACCGAATACAACCGGCCCGCTCTCACCGACTTCGGCATCGCGTCGACCACGGCCGCGGCCACCGAGTCGTCGGGGATGTCGATTCCCTGGTCGCCGCCCGAGTCGTTCGCCGACCCGCCGCAGAGCGGCCCGCGCACCGATGTCTGGGCGCTGGGCGCGACGCTCTTCACCCTGCTCGCCGGACGCTCGCCGTTCGAGCGCCCGGGCGAGCGGAACACCGGAGCCGATCTCATCGAACGGATCGAGCGGGCGGCCGTGCCGCAGCTCGGCAGACCGGATTCGCCGGAGAGCCTGCAGCGAGTCCTCGAACGGGCGATGGCGAAGAATCCGGATGACCGGTATCCCAGTGCCGTCGCGTTCGCCCGCGCACTCCAGAAGGTGCAGATCGAGCTCTCGCACTCGGTGACGACCATCGACATCGTCGACGAGCATCCGCTCGATGAGACGCCGGGCGACGACGGAGACGGACTCACGCGGGTCCGCGACGTGCACTCGATCAGCCCCGAGAGCCCGACCGCCACCCGTCCGTCGGCGACGACGCAGCGCAAGCATCCGGTGGGTGCCGTCGATGTGCCGAGGTTCGAGCGGCCGCCCGCGTCGGACGCGCTCGCCGAGACCCAGCACCGCACGCCGGCGACGTCGGCCTCGTCGGCCGCCCCTCCGCCCGCCGCGCCGCACCCGCCGTCGTTCGACGACGACGTCACGGCCGTGCGCGGCCCGACCGTCGTCACCCCTGACGTGCCGTGGTCGTCTCAACCGCAGACCGCGCCGGCCGGCGCCCCGCCGTCGCTCGGCGCCCCGCATCCGGGCGCGCCGCAGTTGGGCGCGCCGCAGTTCGCTCCTGCGGCGCCGTCGACGGCGGAGGACGCCTCGACGGCACGCCGCTCCGGAATGCCCTGGTGGGTCTGGCTCCTCGGAGTCGTCGCCGCGGCGACGGTGGTGGGGGGCATCGTGCTCGTGAGCAGTCTCGCCGGCTCCCTGATGCCTGCTCCCGAGCAGACGGCGCAGGCGCCGGAGCCGCAGGATCCGCTCGTCTCCGGCCCGGTGCCCGAGGCAGAGGATCTCACGGGGACGAACACCGCCGGAGTCGTCTCGTTCACCTGGACGAATCCCGACCCGCAGCCCGACGATGCGTACATCTGGTACGAGGTGACGCTGGACGGACCGCAGGAAGCGCATATCGTTGAACAGACCGACGTCACTCTGGAGGGGGATCGTTCGGGGCGCACCTGCATCGAGGTGCTCATCAAACGGGCTGACGGGCGATCTTCGCCCGAGCCGATCAGGGGGTGTGTGGGCTGA
- a CDS encoding FHA domain-containing protein → MQTIYRPGQWYLIVIPGALVALPPDVHNDLVSRLWERLPVEKTLASVMDVLTTAAGGSFVALPPFAAAVVEGSAVRIALRGGVVARVSSETGAAYELSGAEVTTWSEHFVGDATRIEITVEETDAAAVLPVQSGIVRAAAASAELEVDDAAPIAAALGSTPRIDPVESGASAAALAGGAAPALALFGGPSSPSVDGTPDLPGAATSAAVAEPAEPVAEEQTEPEEPTGPEEPAVEEPAVEEPAVEELAPVEPDEPTETAEPAADEPAADEPAGDEPAGDEAAADEAFDLPEETIVSAPAAPVAAVGAIPPPPAIPDLPGAPLLPPLPDDARADETIAGENGLDEHTWEPPQRSSAPQNDLDEIEQLFDETLQGGSDGPEGSEVPPASTVAPAPALGDHDGATITSAELDDLRRRQSVSDDVATQVLDAVPAGHGRIRVSSGQVVELDRTVIIGRRPRSTRASGHDLPHLVAVDSPQQDISRNHLEIRPDAGTVVVIDLRTTNGSTLVRPGAEPMRLHPGEQTLVLSGDVVDLGDGVTVLFEDIP, encoded by the coding sequence ATGCAGACGATCTACCGACCGGGGCAGTGGTACCTCATCGTGATTCCGGGTGCTCTCGTCGCACTGCCGCCCGACGTACACAACGACCTGGTCTCGCGGCTGTGGGAGCGCCTCCCCGTCGAGAAGACGCTCGCGAGCGTCATGGACGTGCTCACGACGGCCGCGGGCGGATCCTTCGTCGCCCTGCCGCCGTTCGCCGCGGCGGTCGTCGAGGGTTCGGCGGTGCGCATCGCTCTGCGCGGCGGAGTCGTGGCCCGCGTCAGCTCCGAGACCGGTGCGGCGTACGAGCTGTCCGGCGCCGAGGTGACGACCTGGAGCGAGCACTTCGTGGGTGATGCCACGCGCATCGAGATCACCGTGGAGGAGACGGATGCCGCGGCCGTGCTGCCGGTGCAGAGCGGCATCGTGCGTGCGGCCGCCGCGAGCGCCGAGCTCGAGGTCGACGACGCCGCGCCGATCGCCGCTGCGCTCGGGTCGACCCCCCGGATCGACCCGGTCGAGTCGGGTGCCTCCGCCGCGGCTCTCGCCGGAGGTGCGGCGCCTGCGCTGGCGCTCTTCGGCGGTCCGTCGTCGCCGAGTGTCGACGGAACCCCCGATCTCCCCGGCGCGGCGACATCTGCAGCAGTGGCGGAGCCGGCGGAGCCGGTGGCGGAAGAACAGACCGAGCCGGAGGAGCCGACCGGACCGGAGGAGCCGGCCGTCGAGGAGCCGGCCGTCGAGGAGCCGGCCGTCGAGGAGCTCGCGCCGGTCGAGCCGGACGAACCGACCGAGACGGCCGAGCCCGCGGCTGACGAGCCCGCGGCTGACGAGCCCGCCGGTGACGAGCCCGCCGGTGACGAGGCCGCGGCTGACGAGGCCTTCGATCTTCCCGAGGAGACCATCGTCTCGGCACCGGCCGCGCCTGTGGCCGCGGTAGGCGCCATTCCCCCGCCGCCCGCGATCCCCGATCTTCCGGGCGCACCCCTCCTGCCCCCGCTTCCCGACGACGCACGCGCCGACGAGACGATCGCGGGCGAGAACGGCCTCGACGAACACACCTGGGAGCCGCCGCAGCGCAGCTCCGCCCCGCAGAACGACCTCGACGAGATCGAGCAGCTCTTCGATGAGACTCTGCAGGGCGGATCGGACGGGCCCGAGGGCTCCGAGGTGCCGCCCGCCTCGACGGTGGCACCGGCACCCGCTCTGGGAGACCACGACGGCGCCACGATCACCTCGGCCGAGCTCGATGACCTCCGTCGACGCCAGTCCGTCTCCGACGACGTCGCCACGCAGGTCCTCGACGCGGTGCCCGCCGGTCACGGACGCATCCGGGTGTCCTCGGGTCAGGTCGTCGAGCTCGACCGCACCGTCATCATCGGACGCCGACCGCGATCGACCAGGGCGAGCGGACACGACCTGCCGCACCTCGTCGCGGTCGACAGCCCGCAGCAGGACATCTCGCGCAACCATCTGGAGATCCGACCCGACGCCGGCACGGTCGTCGTCATCGACCTGCGCACGACGAACGGCTCCACCCTCGTGCGGCCGGGAGCCGAGCCGATGCGCCTGCACCCGGGTGAGCAGACCCTCGTGCTGTCGGGCGATGTGGTCGACCTGGGAGACGGGGTGACGGTCCTCTTCGAGGACATCCCGTGA
- a CDS encoding PP2C family protein-serine/threonine phosphatase, giving the protein MRSALVVTSGSATHIGLRRALNEDSLLAEAPVFIVADGMGGHEAGEHASARVIEEFSPFIGRSSLTLGEVRGALDRARAGVEDLSTGGNGRAGTTLSGVMVASVDGTGYWLAVNIGDSRTYRLAGGELEQISVDHSVVQELVESGELTPAEAATDRRRNIITRAIGGSSTGDADYWLFPAEEGDRILVCSDGITSELPDQRIGEILSHVSDPQLAANALIAEALQSGGHDNITVVIVDAVRVSSRPGAGLESDEFDIDVDTLPRAAGGVR; this is encoded by the coding sequence ATGAGGTCCGCTCTGGTGGTCACATCGGGATCCGCGACGCACATCGGGCTGCGGCGTGCGCTCAACGAGGACTCCCTCCTCGCCGAGGCGCCCGTCTTCATCGTCGCCGACGGGATGGGCGGTCATGAGGCCGGAGAGCACGCCAGCGCCAGGGTCATCGAGGAGTTCTCCCCGTTCATCGGGCGCAGTTCGCTGACGCTCGGCGAGGTCCGCGGCGCGCTCGACCGCGCGAGGGCCGGGGTGGAGGATCTCTCGACGGGTGGCAACGGCAGAGCCGGTACGACACTGAGCGGCGTCATGGTGGCCTCCGTCGACGGCACGGGGTACTGGCTGGCGGTCAACATCGGCGACTCGCGCACCTATCGGCTCGCCGGCGGCGAGCTCGAGCAGATCAGTGTCGACCACTCCGTGGTGCAGGAGCTCGTCGAGTCGGGAGAGCTCACTCCCGCCGAAGCCGCGACCGACCGGCGGCGCAACATCATCACCCGTGCGATCGGGGGGAGCAGCACCGGGGATGCCGATTACTGGCTGTTCCCCGCCGAAGAGGGGGATCGCATCCTCGTGTGCTCCGACGGCATCACCTCCGAGCTCCCGGATCAGCGGATCGGCGAGATCCTCTCCCACGTCTCGGATCCGCAGCTCGCCGCCAATGCCCTGATCGCCGAAGCCCTGCAGTCGGGCGGGCACGATAACATCACGGTCGTGATCGTCGACGCGGTCCGAGTCTCCTCCCGGCCGGGTGCGGGACTCGAGTCCGACGAGTTCGACATCGATGTCGACACGCTGCCACGCGCAGCAGGAGGGGTTCGCTGA
- a CDS encoding RDD family protein, giving the protein MTQPAIDSSAPVSRRAIAYLIDALIAGAIGTVGVVIAALITFAPRPVEELLLVAPLAYGAVLLVLLAWFVVYTLMQTRGGSIGMRAQGVRLASAADGTPLGFGRALLRNVVFGAAAGIVVGYFTPLFDGSGRFQGWHDKVSKAVVLDARTSAAPSGRAQASVGAPQSTATPGRGIGVPAQPTTVGPPPVPLLPPAPLAGGYAATVSAPPGYPASAASVPAADPAFSAPPAVSAPPAVSSPPFIGDAPAPAPSTPGAAPAFSVPSGGTPFAVPSLPPRSSAPEPAHPDASPSGPPVAPASPSGQPVAPAPGGDALIAFVPGVTPAASAAPAAPVIPVIDPAGSVPGASAAHDSVDSGPVAVELFEETIVQPRSTPEQLEDELESTRISIPGHRLLFTWDDGTRVTVSRRTLFGRNPAHEDGTERVTVRDETLSLSKTHFEAAAEVSGGWVLDRHSTNGMTIVRDGERIDCPPGQRVPVRLGDAIEIGDRILTIGGYV; this is encoded by the coding sequence ATGACCCAGCCCGCGATCGACAGCAGCGCGCCGGTCTCGAGGCGCGCCATCGCCTACCTGATCGACGCCCTCATCGCCGGAGCCATCGGCACGGTGGGCGTCGTGATCGCCGCCCTGATCACGTTCGCACCGAGGCCCGTCGAAGAGCTCCTCCTCGTGGCGCCCCTCGCCTACGGCGCGGTGCTGCTGGTGCTGCTGGCGTGGTTCGTCGTCTACACGCTCATGCAGACGCGCGGCGGCTCGATCGGCATGCGCGCGCAGGGCGTGCGGCTCGCGTCCGCCGCCGACGGGACGCCGCTCGGCTTCGGCCGGGCACTGCTGCGCAATGTGGTGTTCGGGGCGGCGGCCGGCATCGTCGTCGGGTACTTCACACCGCTGTTCGACGGATCCGGTCGCTTCCAGGGATGGCACGACAAGGTGTCCAAGGCGGTCGTCCTCGACGCGCGCACGTCGGCAGCGCCGTCCGGTCGTGCGCAGGCGAGCGTCGGGGCCCCGCAGAGCACCGCCACGCCCGGCAGGGGCATCGGCGTGCCTGCGCAGCCGACGACCGTCGGCCCGCCCCCCGTGCCGCTTCTCCCTCCGGCTCCGCTGGCCGGCGGATACGCCGCGACGGTCTCCGCTCCTCCCGGATACCCGGCCTCGGCAGCGTCGGTTCCGGCCGCCGACCCCGCGTTCTCCGCTCCTCCTGCAGTGTCCGCTCCTCCCGCGGTGTCCTCGCCGCCCTTCATCGGTGATGCGCCGGCGCCGGCGCCGTCGACGCCGGGCGCCGCGCCGGCGTTCTCCGTGCCGTCCGGCGGCACTCCGTTCGCGGTGCCGTCGCTGCCGCCGAGGTCGTCCGCCCCCGAGCCGGCGCACCCCGATGCGTCCCCCTCCGGTCCGCCCGTCGCTCCCGCGTCCCCCTCCGGTCAGCCCGTCGCTCCCGCGCCCGGAGGCGACGCGCTGATCGCTTTCGTCCCCGGTGTCACGCCGGCGGCATCCGCGGCACCCGCGGCACCGGTGATCCCCGTCATCGACCCCGCGGGTTCCGTGCCCGGTGCGTCGGCGGCGCACGACTCCGTCGACTCGGGGCCGGTCGCCGTCGAGCTCTTCGAGGAGACGATCGTGCAGCCGCGATCGACGCCGGAGCAGCTCGAGGACGAGCTCGAGTCGACGCGCATCAGCATCCCGGGTCATCGTCTGCTGTTCACCTGGGACGACGGCACGCGCGTGACCGTCTCGCGCCGGACGCTCTTCGGGCGCAACCCCGCGCATGAGGACGGCACGGAGCGGGTGACCGTGCGTGACGAGACGCTGTCGCTCTCGAAGACCCATTTCGAGGCCGCGGCGGAGGTCTCCGGCGGCTGGGTGCTCGACCGGCACTCGACCAACGGCATGACCATCGTGCGCGACGGCGAGCGCATCGACTGCCCGCCCGGGCAGCGGGTGCCCGTGCGCCTGGGCGATGCGATCGAGATCGGCGACCGGATCCTCACGATCGGCGGGTACGTATGA